CATAATGCCATTTGATGGCTCAATTGCCATTGCCAATACAGCGAGATCAGCTCTTACCTCAACTTTTTTGCCTGTAAGTGTGTCAACTCCCCATACAACGACCTTATCTCCATCTTCAAATATTTTTGAAACTTTACCTCGAGTGTATAGCGCATGGTCTTCTTCTGTTGTCCTGTAATAAAACTCCTCATAGTCCTTTCCAGCGGTCCTAACGTCAATGTAGAATACATATGCGTTTCCATCGTGGACTTTGTGCTTGAAAAGCATGGCATGCTTTGCAGTGTACATACAGCATATCTTTGAGCAGTAAGGCTTGTGCTCCTCAATATCTCTTGAGCCAGCACACTGCACAAATACAACATCCTCTACAGGTTTCCCATCTGATGGTCTTACTACTTGGCCACCTGTAGGGCCTGATGCAGAGAGCAGCCTCTCAAACTTAAGACCACTTATCACATTTGGATATCTACCGCCACCGTAATCTGAGATATTACCAAGCGGGTATTCCTGATATCCAGTTGCAACAACAATTGCACCAGCGTCAACTTCGATTATTTCTTCCTGCATCTCAAAATCAATTGCCCCAATCTTACAGAACTTTTCACATATCTTGCATGTGCCCTTCTGGTAGTATAGGCAATTATCTCTATCAATTACAGGTTTATTTGGTACAGCCTGCGGAAATGGTGTATAAATTGCGGTTCTTTTTGCAAGCCCTTCCTGGAACTCTGATGGCACCTTTACCGGGCACTTAAGATAACAATCACCACACCCTGTACAAAGGTCCCAGTTGACGGAAGTAGGCTTTTTCTTTATCTTTACTTTAAAATTTCCAACGTAACCACTGACACCTACCACTTCTGAATAAGTCAAGAGCTCAATGTTGGGGTGATTAGAAGCCTCAACCATCTTTGGAGTTAAAATGCACTGAGAGCAGTCAAGAGTTGGGAAAGTCTCGGATAGTTTTGCCATCTTTCCACCTATAGATGAATCCCTTTCAACAAGGTAAGTTTTGTAGCCGCCGCTTGCAATGTCAAGTGCAGCCTGTATCCCGGCAACTCCACCACCTATAACAACAGCTTTTTTTATAACTGGAACTTCAATATCTGTAAGAGAATTATCATTTTTGACCTTTTCAACAATGCTTTTTGTAATCTTAATCGCTTTTTCTGTAGCCTTCACTTTGTCTTCATGGACCCAACTG
This DNA window, taken from Methanofastidiosum sp., encodes the following:
- a CDS encoding CoB--CoM heterodisulfide reductase iron-sulfur subunit A family protein, translated to MDTNSSSPRVGVFVCHCGSNIAGTVDVEKVAQEISKMEGVAYAGTYIYMCSDPGQKLMRETIEKEKLDRVVVAACSPTLHEKTFRVNSKNAGLNPYQCEISNIREQCSWVHEDKVKATEKAIKITKSIVEKVKNDNSLTDIEVPVIKKAVVIGGGVAGIQAALDIASGGYKTYLVERDSSIGGKMAKLSETFPTLDCSQCILTPKMVEASNHPNIELLTYSEVVGVSGYVGNFKVKIKKKPTSVNWDLCTGCGDCYLKCPVKVPSEFQEGLAKRTAIYTPFPQAVPNKPVIDRDNCLYYQKGTCKICEKFCKIGAIDFEMQEEIIEVDAGAIVVATGYQEYPLGNISDYGGGRYPNVISGLKFERLLSASGPTGGQVVRPSDGKPVEDVVFVQCAGSRDIEEHKPYCSKICCMYTAKHAMLFKHKVHDGNAYVFYIDVRTAGKDYEEFYYRTTEEDHALYTRGKVSKIFEDGDKVVVWGVDTLTGKKVEVRADLAVLAMAIEPSNGIM